In Paralcaligenes sp. KSB-10, the following are encoded in one genomic region:
- a CDS encoding TRAP transporter large permease subunit: MVKTDVAEFETCTDGWSWRAFADASLDAVGVALLASEVLVLFAGIVARTVFVHPLIWSTEFARFIFVWLTMVGAVVAVRDDQHMRMTAFTHRLSPSWQGWLGAAADLVQMLAVLAMIEPSLRFLQIEQLSSLSQLGISSAWEAAGLVVGFILMAAYLVCSLLARPRADILRGGIGALVVVGAAFLIGLALSEYTLPEVVFVFVILLFGAVLAGVPIAFAFGFSSIFYLLVTGSAPLGVMASQVEQGTSSIILLAVPLFVLLGGLLTVTRLAPAMMRFLSDIFGQVKGGLFYVLIGGILLVSGISGAKTADLAAVAPIVVPEMKRHKIDEGHILAVTASCGAMAETIPPSIVLIIIGAVTGTSITALFEAGLMPAIVLAVILAVLARFWAGGHTVAGARPAARQVLRSFLYGLPALALPFVIRFCVIDGIATATEIATIGTVYAILLGLVFYGGFRLSALYAALSKSVGLSGAIMFIIAVATAMSWTLTQSGFAEDITHLMLALPGGQVGFILGSIFLMIVLGSFLEGIPILVLFGPILFPIARTLAISDVRYGIVVVLAMGIGLFAPPVGLGYYATGIITEIDPNKGLVKIWGYLAALVAGLMAIALVP; this comes from the coding sequence ATGGTGAAAACCGATGTGGCGGAATTCGAAACCTGCACTGACGGCTGGTCGTGGCGCGCTTTCGCCGATGCCAGCCTGGATGCGGTCGGCGTTGCGCTGCTCGCCAGCGAGGTTCTGGTCTTGTTTGCCGGCATTGTCGCGCGGACTGTCTTCGTTCACCCGCTGATCTGGTCGACCGAATTCGCGCGGTTTATCTTCGTCTGGCTGACCATGGTGGGCGCGGTGGTCGCCGTGCGCGACGATCAACACATGCGGATGACCGCATTCACCCATCGGCTGTCGCCGTCGTGGCAGGGCTGGCTCGGGGCTGCCGCCGACCTGGTGCAAATGCTTGCCGTGCTGGCGATGATCGAGCCGAGCCTGCGATTCCTGCAAATTGAACAACTGTCTTCGCTGTCGCAACTTGGAATTTCCAGCGCCTGGGAGGCGGCGGGTCTCGTTGTCGGCTTCATTTTGATGGCGGCCTACCTGGTTTGCAGTCTGCTTGCCCGTCCCCGTGCCGATATACTGCGCGGTGGGATTGGCGCCCTCGTGGTGGTCGGCGCCGCGTTTCTCATCGGTCTGGCACTCAGTGAATACACGTTGCCGGAAGTCGTCTTTGTTTTCGTGATTTTACTGTTTGGCGCCGTGCTCGCCGGTGTGCCGATTGCTTTCGCCTTCGGGTTTTCCAGCATCTTCTACCTGTTGGTCACCGGCAGCGCGCCGCTAGGCGTGATGGCAAGCCAGGTGGAGCAGGGCACGAGTTCGATCATCCTCCTTGCTGTGCCACTGTTCGTGTTGCTGGGCGGCCTGTTGACCGTCACCCGCCTTGCCCCGGCGATGATGCGTTTTCTTTCCGACATCTTCGGTCAGGTCAAGGGCGGCCTGTTCTATGTGTTGATAGGCGGCATTCTCCTGGTGTCGGGCATTTCCGGCGCCAAGACAGCCGATCTGGCCGCCGTGGCGCCCATCGTCGTACCCGAGATGAAACGCCACAAGATCGACGAGGGGCATATTCTCGCAGTGACGGCGAGTTGCGGCGCAATGGCGGAAACCATCCCGCCCTCGATCGTGCTGATCATCATCGGCGCCGTTACCGGCACATCCATCACCGCCCTGTTCGAGGCCGGGCTGATGCCGGCGATCGTCCTCGCTGTAATTCTCGCTGTGCTCGCGCGCTTCTGGGCCGGTGGCCACACCGTGGCCGGCGCGCGGCCGGCGGCGCGCCAGGTCCTGCGCAGCTTCCTCTACGGCTTGCCTGCGCTTGCCTTGCCGTTCGTGATCCGTTTCTGCGTCATCGACGGCATTGCGACTGCGACTGAGATCGCAACCATAGGCACGGTCTACGCCATCTTGCTGGGCCTGGTCTTTTACGGCGGCTTCCGGCTGTCGGCGCTGTACGCTGCGCTATCCAAGTCTGTCGGGCTGTCGGGCGCCATCATGTTCATCATTGCCGTGGCCACGGCGATGAGTTGGACATTGACACAATCGGGTTTCGCCGAAGACATCACCCATCTCATGCTGGCGCTGCCCGGAGGCCAGGTCGGCTTCATACTGGGATCGATCTTCTTGATGATCGTGCTTGGCAGTTTCCTCGAGGGCATCCCGATCCTGGTCCTGTTCGGGCCCATCCTGTTTCCCATTGCCCGCACTCTGGCGATCAGCGACGTGCGCTATGGAATCGTCGTGGTCCTTGCCATGGGGATAGGCCTGTTCGCCCCGCCTGTTGGTCTGGGCTACTACGCCACGGGCATCATCACCGAGATCGATCCGAACAAGGGATTGGTCAAGATATGGGGGTATCTTGCCGCTCTCGTCGCGGGACTGATGGCTATAGCACTGGTGCCCTGA
- a CDS encoding Lrp/AsnC family transcriptional regulator, whose protein sequence is MKLDTIDLRILQELQNDGSLSNVTLAKRVHLSPSPCLVRVKALESSGVIARYVALANPAALGLDLNVFISISLKSQEKQALANFEQRIVEHDEVMECYLMTGDSDYLIRVAVANIGALEHFILEQLTSIPGIEKIRSSFALKQVSYKTALPLPRQTIKHL, encoded by the coding sequence ATGAAACTCGATACGATTGATTTACGAATTCTGCAAGAGTTGCAAAATGACGGTTCGCTAAGCAATGTGACGCTGGCAAAACGAGTGCACTTGTCGCCTTCACCTTGCCTAGTTCGCGTCAAAGCGCTTGAATCATCGGGCGTCATCGCGCGTTATGTGGCGTTGGCTAACCCGGCCGCCTTGGGACTGGACTTAAATGTATTTATTTCGATCAGCCTAAAGTCACAAGAAAAGCAGGCACTGGCCAATTTCGAACAGCGTATCGTGGAACACGACGAAGTCATGGAGTGCTACCTAATGACTGGAGACTCCGATTATCTGATCCGGGTTGCAGTGGCGAATATAGGCGCACTGGAACATTTCATTCTTGAACAGCTGACGTCAATTCCTGGAATAGAGAAAATTCGTTCCAGTTTCGCACTTAAGCAGGTATCGTATAAAACCGCATTACCTTTGCCGCGCCAAACCATCAAGCATCTTTGA
- the dapB gene encoding 4-hydroxy-tetrahydrodipicolinate reductase, whose protein sequence is MRIAIAGADGRMGRMLIEAVLDAADLKLAVALDRAGSPSIGQDAGAFLGRDTGVSITDDLNALSQAECLIDFTRPEGTLAHLKACVQHGTRCVIGTTGFDTQGKQAIHAAAQKIAIVFAPNMSVGVNATLKLLDMAARLLNSGYDVEVFEAHHRNKVDAPSGTALAMGEAVASAWGKNLDDIADWARHGHTGARETGRIGFSVMRGGDLVGDHTVYFCGTGERIEITHRSSSRTTYAQGSLRAARYLSRKEKGLFDMQDVLAI, encoded by the coding sequence ATGCGTATAGCCATAGCAGGAGCCGACGGACGCATGGGGCGCATGCTCATTGAAGCCGTTCTCGACGCAGCCGACCTGAAGCTTGCCGTTGCGCTCGATCGCGCCGGATCGCCCTCCATAGGGCAGGATGCCGGCGCATTCCTGGGCCGCGATACAGGCGTATCGATCACCGACGACCTCAACGCCCTGTCGCAGGCCGAGTGCCTGATCGACTTCACCCGCCCCGAGGGGACACTGGCCCATTTAAAGGCCTGCGTCCAGCACGGCACCCGATGCGTCATCGGCACGACAGGTTTCGATACGCAAGGCAAACAGGCCATACATGCCGCGGCCCAGAAAATCGCGATCGTGTTTGCCCCCAACATGAGCGTGGGCGTCAATGCCACCCTGAAACTGCTCGACATGGCGGCGCGCCTCTTGAACAGCGGCTACGACGTCGAGGTCTTCGAAGCGCATCACCGCAACAAGGTCGATGCGCCATCCGGCACGGCACTGGCCATGGGCGAGGCAGTTGCCTCGGCCTGGGGCAAGAACCTCGACGACATCGCCGACTGGGCGCGCCACGGCCATACCGGCGCACGCGAAACCGGCCGCATAGGCTTTTCGGTCATGCGGGGCGGCGATCTCGTAGGCGACCACACCGTCTATTTTTGCGGCACGGGCGAACGCATTGAAATCACCCACCGATCCAGCAGCCGCACCACCTACGCACAGGGCAGCCTGCGCGCCGCGCGCTACCTGTCACGCAAGGAAAAGGGCTTGTTCGACATGCAGGACGTGCTCGCCATCTAG
- the fur gene encoding ferric iron uptake transcriptional regulator has product MNDQSELKNMGLKATFPRLKILDIFRKADHRHQSAEDIYRALIAEDVEIGLATVYRVLTQFEQAGILMRSQFDGGKAVFELNDGDHHDHLICTNCGKVVEFSDAEIEKRQQKIAKEKGFALESHTMMLYGICAECAPKHLHHHLK; this is encoded by the coding sequence ATGAACGACCAAAGTGAACTAAAAAATATGGGCTTGAAGGCGACTTTCCCGCGCCTGAAGATCCTCGATATTTTTCGTAAAGCCGATCACCGCCATCAAAGCGCCGAAGATATTTATCGCGCACTGATCGCCGAAGATGTCGAAATCGGCCTGGCAACCGTGTACCGCGTGCTGACTCAGTTCGAACAGGCCGGTATCCTGATGCGCAGCCAGTTCGACGGCGGCAAAGCTGTTTTCGAGCTCAATGACGGCGATCATCACGATCACCTGATTTGCACCAATTGCGGCAAGGTGGTCGAGTTTTCCGATGCCGAAATCGAAAAACGCCAGCAAAAAATTGCCAAGGAAAAAGGTTTTGCGCTTGAAAGCCACACGATGATGCTCTATGGCATCTGCGCCGAATGCGCTCCCAAGCATTTGCATCATCATCTCAAGTAG
- the mdeB gene encoding alpha-ketoglutarate dehydrogenase: MNFPIPTQPLLKASALGQLTYDIDPEETAEWRDAFDSLVATNGVQRAVFMLDELCRLAHVRNIPWKPKTSTPYINTIAVDQQPTFPGELAIEEKLGAIMRWNALIMVVRANAAYGELGGHIASYASAADLFEVGFNHFFHARSNGVKSHGGDLVFFQPHSAPGVYARAFLEGRLSEDDLAHFRQELSAPRSGARGLSSYPHPYLMPDFWQFPTGSMGIGPISSIYHARFMRYLTHRQILDCSGRKVWGVFGDGEMDEPESTSALTLASREGLDNLVWVVNCNLQRLDGPVRGNGRIIDELEQLFSGAGWNVIKLLWGSDWDGLFARDLTGALARAFADTVDGQMQTFAAKDGQYNRASFFGQNPELSRLVQGMTDEQIDRLRRGGHDLVKIYAAYAAAASHAGQPTVILAHTKKGYGMGSAGQGRMTTHSHKKLGETDLIEFRNRFGLPVTDEQVRRLDFYKPAQDSAEMQYLYARRSELGGYLPARQTSAASLAAPMLSVYGQFAVNADGKEMSTTMALVRMLGGLLKDKELGPRIVPIVADEARTFGMANLFRQVGIYSSVGQRYEPEDIGSILSYREALDGQILEEGISEAGAVSSWMAAGTSYSVHGTAMLPFYIYYSMFGFQRVGDLIWAAADQRPRGFLIGATSGRTTLGGEGLQHQDGTSHVLAAAIPNCKSYDPAFAGELAVIVDQGIQEMVVQQKDVFYYITVMNENYAQPSLLESARADIIRGGYIFESYAAISSANETVNESIVEEADKSAHNSANRSMKEDKRVTLLGSGAILREVIMAAQQLAQHGIASDVLSITSWSELARDGQQCEAEGRQGHIVSQPFIATQLSQTAGPIVAASDYVRMVPESIRAFVPPERRYITLGTDGFGRSDTRAELRHFFEVDATAIVNAALYALRCAHVCGDGQARQID, encoded by the coding sequence ATGAACTTTCCAATTCCCACACAGCCCTTATTAAAGGCAAGCGCCTTGGGCCAACTAACGTACGATATTGATCCGGAAGAAACAGCGGAGTGGCGCGATGCGTTTGATTCGCTGGTTGCAACAAATGGCGTACAACGTGCTGTCTTCATGCTGGACGAATTGTGCCGTTTGGCCCACGTCAGGAATATTCCGTGGAAGCCCAAAACGAGTACTCCTTATATCAATACTATTGCCGTTGACCAGCAACCGACCTTTCCCGGTGAGTTGGCGATTGAAGAGAAACTGGGTGCGATCATGCGCTGGAATGCCCTGATCATGGTAGTGCGGGCCAACGCTGCTTATGGTGAGTTGGGCGGCCATATTGCCAGCTACGCCAGCGCAGCGGACTTGTTTGAAGTCGGGTTCAATCATTTTTTTCATGCGCGTAGCAATGGTGTAAAGAGCCACGGTGGTGATCTTGTTTTCTTCCAGCCGCACAGTGCCCCGGGCGTTTATGCGCGAGCTTTTCTTGAGGGGCGTCTAAGCGAAGACGATCTGGCGCACTTTCGCCAGGAGCTAAGCGCACCACGTTCAGGTGCGCGTGGCCTGTCCAGTTATCCGCATCCTTATCTTATGCCCGATTTTTGGCAATTTCCGACAGGCTCCATGGGAATTGGCCCAATCAGTTCGATTTATCATGCGCGGTTTATGCGCTATTTGACTCATCGTCAGATACTTGATTGCAGTGGCCGCAAAGTATGGGGTGTATTTGGCGATGGAGAAATGGACGAGCCGGAATCCACGAGCGCGCTGACGCTGGCGTCGCGCGAGGGCCTGGATAATCTGGTGTGGGTCGTGAACTGCAATTTGCAGCGTCTCGACGGCCCGGTAAGGGGTAACGGTCGGATTATCGATGAGTTGGAACAACTCTTCTCGGGCGCCGGCTGGAACGTTATCAAATTGCTATGGGGTAGCGATTGGGACGGCTTGTTCGCTCGTGATCTGACTGGCGCACTGGCGCGTGCGTTCGCTGATACGGTGGATGGCCAAATGCAGACCTTTGCGGCCAAGGACGGTCAGTACAACAGGGCCTCTTTTTTTGGTCAGAACCCAGAGCTTTCACGGTTGGTACAAGGCATGACCGACGAGCAGATCGACCGTTTGCGCCGCGGAGGTCACGATTTGGTCAAGATTTACGCCGCCTATGCAGCAGCGGCAAGCCATGCTGGTCAACCCACGGTCATCTTGGCGCATACCAAAAAGGGCTATGGCATGGGTAGTGCCGGCCAGGGCCGCATGACGACGCATTCTCATAAAAAACTGGGCGAAACCGATCTGATTGAGTTTCGTAATCGCTTTGGTTTGCCTGTGACAGACGAACAGGTGCGTCGGCTGGATTTTTATAAGCCTGCCCAAGATAGCGCCGAGATGCAGTACCTGTATGCGCGGCGCAGCGAGTTAGGCGGCTATCTTCCTGCCCGGCAAACGTCGGCGGCATCACTGGCAGCGCCCATGTTATCCGTATATGGTCAGTTTGCGGTCAACGCTGATGGAAAGGAAATGTCTACGACGATGGCCCTTGTGCGTATGCTTGGCGGCCTGCTTAAAGACAAAGAGCTGGGTCCGCGTATCGTGCCGATCGTGGCCGACGAAGCGCGAACCTTTGGCATGGCCAATCTTTTCCGGCAGGTCGGTATTTATTCCAGTGTTGGGCAACGCTACGAACCTGAGGATATCGGTTCCATACTGAGCTATCGAGAGGCACTCGATGGGCAGATTCTGGAAGAAGGCATCAGCGAGGCGGGTGCAGTTTCGAGTTGGATGGCTGCCGGCACCAGCTATAGCGTACATGGAACGGCTATGCTGCCGTTTTACATTTATTATTCGATGTTTGGCTTTCAGCGTGTTGGCGATCTGATTTGGGCAGCGGCCGACCAACGCCCGCGCGGCTTCCTGATCGGAGCCACCTCCGGGCGCACCACACTCGGTGGCGAGGGCCTGCAGCATCAGGATGGCACCAGCCATGTCCTTGCAGCAGCGATTCCGAACTGCAAATCATATGATCCGGCGTTTGCCGGGGAATTGGCTGTTATTGTCGATCAAGGCATACAGGAAATGGTCGTCCAACAAAAGGATGTTTTCTACTACATCACGGTGATGAACGAAAACTATGCCCAGCCAAGCTTGCTTGAAAGTGCTCGTGCCGACATTATTCGTGGGGGCTATATCTTTGAAAGCTACGCCGCAATTTCCAGTGCTAATGAAACTGTGAATGAGTCTATAGTTGAAGAGGCTGATAAGTCTGCCCATAATTCCGCAAACAGATCAATGAAAGAGGATAAACGAGTTACCTTGTTGGGTTCGGGCGCCATTCTTCGCGAGGTGATCATGGCGGCCCAGCAGCTTGCACAACATGGAATTGCCAGTGATGTGCTTAGTATCACAAGCTGGAGTGAACTGGCACGCGACGGACAGCAGTGCGAAGCCGAAGGGCGGCAAGGGCACATAGTGTCCCAGCCTTTTATAGCAACGCAACTTAGCCAAACTGCAGGTCCCATCGTTGCGGCAAGCGATTATGTGCGCATGGTCCCCGAATCGATCCGTGCTTTTGTTCCACCAGAACGTCGGTACATTACCCTAGGTACCGATGGTTTCGGCCGCAGCGACACGCGTGCTGAACTGCGCCATTTTTTCGAAGTGGATGCAACAGCTATCGTGAATGCGGCGCTGTATGCTTTGAGGTGTGCGCATGTATGCGGGGATGGTCAGGCGCGGCAGATTGACTGA
- a CDS encoding TRAP transporter substrate-binding protein codes for MNSSNISRRALLKGLAATAAFGLLPGRSDAAQFRWKMATGQEPTHPVNVRAAEAIARIRKETDGGLDIKLYPAAQLGTDKQLIAQTRLGGIQIMNMASSVLANTIPAAGIVNIGYAFLDPKAVWSAVDGALGSHIAQEISQHDMHQIGVSWENGFRNVTSGTKPVTLPADLHNMKIRVPDAPILSSLFAAFGAAPTSMDFSEVYTSLENHVVDGQENPLPIIYTAKLYDVQKYLSMTQHAWDGYLIISNKPAFMRLPKKWQDIVSEAFSDAGRGERADIARLSDSLKGKLATKGMKIVDVHKSAFRDALIKTDYYPHWKKKFGDTAWSLLEKTSGSLE; via the coding sequence ATGAACTCATCCAATATCAGCCGCCGCGCGTTGTTGAAAGGCCTCGCCGCCACCGCCGCGTTTGGCCTGTTGCCAGGCCGCAGCGATGCGGCGCAGTTCCGCTGGAAAATGGCCACGGGCCAGGAGCCGACGCATCCGGTGAATGTCCGGGCCGCGGAAGCGATTGCCCGGATCAGGAAGGAGACCGATGGCGGGCTCGACATCAAACTCTACCCCGCTGCGCAGCTCGGTACCGACAAACAACTTATCGCGCAGACGCGCCTGGGCGGCATCCAGATCATGAATATGGCGAGTTCGGTTCTGGCGAACACGATTCCCGCCGCCGGCATCGTCAATATCGGCTATGCCTTCCTCGATCCCAAGGCCGTCTGGTCGGCGGTCGATGGCGCGCTCGGCAGCCACATCGCCCAGGAAATCAGTCAGCACGATATGCATCAGATCGGCGTGTCCTGGGAGAACGGCTTTCGCAACGTCACTTCGGGCACGAAGCCGGTGACCCTGCCGGCGGACCTGCACAACATGAAGATCCGCGTGCCTGACGCGCCCATCCTGTCCTCCCTGTTCGCGGCCTTCGGAGCCGCGCCGACTTCCATGGATTTCAGCGAGGTCTATACCTCGCTGGAAAATCACGTGGTGGATGGTCAGGAAAACCCGCTGCCGATCATCTACACCGCCAAACTCTACGATGTGCAGAAGTATCTCAGCATGACCCAGCATGCCTGGGACGGCTACCTGATCATCAGCAACAAGCCGGCTTTCATGCGCCTGCCCAAAAAGTGGCAGGATATCGTCAGCGAGGCGTTTTCCGATGCGGGCCGCGGCGAGCGCGCGGACATTGCACGTTTGAGCGACTCGCTGAAAGGCAAGCTGGCCACCAAGGGCATGAAGATCGTCGATGTCCACAAGAGCGCCTTCCGCGATGCCCTGATCAAGACAGACTATTACCCCCATTGGAAAAAGAAGTTCGGCGACACGGCGTGGTCACTGCTCGAAAAAACGTCGGGCTCGCTCGAATAA
- a CDS encoding helix-turn-helix domain-containing protein has translation MKLKEVLAMSMPDLGRADANEMIVKAQPATKIGEIIKNRKWGQRQAAEVLGMTQPKLSKMLRGQFCGISESKMLDGLARQR, from the coding sequence TTGAAATTGAAAGAAGTACTGGCAATGTCTATGCCCGACCTAGGCAGGGCGGACGCTAACGAAATGATCGTGAAGGCGCAACCGGCAACCAAAATTGGCGAAATCATCAAAAACCGGAAGTGGGGCCAACGGCAGGCGGCCGAAGTGCTAGGAATGACACAGCCCAAATTGTCCAAGATGTTGCGTGGCCAGTTTTGCGGCATCAGCGAATCAAAGATGCTTGATGGTTTGGCGCGGCAAAGGTAA
- the recN gene encoding DNA repair protein RecN, with protein MLRTLHIRDFVIVDQADIQFEPGFTVFSGETGAGKSILIDALSLTLGARGDASVVRDNAARTDISAVFDVPDTLHPWLQERELDTDDALVLRRVIDTQARSKAFINGLPVTLGQLRELGELLVDIHGQHAHQSLLKTASQRDLLDAQGGHQPLVKQVQQAWQQWQQTQKILSAAQKNAATLKEERERLAWQAAELDRLNLRPDEWNAIGNEHSRLAHAQSLLDGATQALAILDNDEDSAQQRLSAAAHQIKQLLRHDSHLQSVHDAIESAHIATAEAVSDLNSYLDRLELDPQRLAQAEQRLAAIFDTARKFKVEPDELLALQENLHRQLDASEAAADIDALAEQLAAAKDVYQAAAKKLSQARQKTGKSLARHVTQAMQTLAMQGGRFDISLNPCEPSAHGNESIEFLVAGHSGTQARPLAKVASGGELARLSLALSVIASQAARVPTLIFDEVDTGVGGAVAEVVGRLLRELGLRHQVLCVTHLPQVAARGAHHYEVRKTTVNGTTLSTIEVLSDQERVHEVARMLGGLTITETTRKHAQEMLAE; from the coding sequence ATGCTACGCACCCTGCACATTCGAGACTTTGTCATCGTCGACCAGGCCGACATACAGTTCGAGCCGGGCTTTACCGTATTTTCCGGTGAAACCGGAGCCGGCAAATCGATCCTGATCGATGCCCTGTCGCTGACGCTGGGCGCGCGCGGCGACGCCAGCGTCGTGCGCGACAATGCCGCCCGCACCGATATCAGCGCCGTCTTCGATGTCCCCGATACCCTGCACCCATGGCTGCAAGAGCGCGAGCTCGATACCGACGACGCCCTCGTGCTGCGCCGCGTCATCGACACCCAGGCGCGCAGCAAGGCTTTCATCAACGGCCTGCCCGTCACCCTGGGGCAGCTACGCGAACTGGGCGAACTGCTGGTCGACATACACGGCCAGCACGCCCACCAAAGCCTGCTCAAAACCGCCAGCCAACGCGATTTGCTCGATGCCCAGGGCGGCCACCAGCCCTTGGTCAAACAGGTGCAGCAAGCCTGGCAGCAATGGCAGCAGACTCAAAAGATACTCAGCGCCGCCCAAAAAAACGCGGCCACCCTGAAGGAAGAACGCGAACGTCTGGCCTGGCAGGCCGCCGAGCTCGATCGCCTCAACCTGCGCCCCGACGAGTGGAACGCCATCGGCAACGAGCACAGCCGGCTGGCCCACGCCCAATCGCTGCTGGATGGCGCCACCCAGGCCCTGGCCATACTCGATAACGACGAAGACTCCGCCCAGCAGCGCCTGAGTGCCGCCGCTCATCAAATCAAACAGCTGCTGCGTCACGACAGCCATTTGCAAAGCGTCCACGACGCCATCGAGTCCGCCCACATCGCCACGGCCGAGGCCGTGTCCGATTTGAACAGCTACCTGGACAGGCTCGAACTCGACCCCCAGCGCCTGGCCCAGGCCGAACAGCGGCTGGCCGCCATTTTCGACACCGCGCGCAAATTCAAAGTCGAACCCGACGAACTCCTGGCCCTGCAGGAAAACCTGCACCGGCAACTCGACGCCAGCGAAGCCGCCGCCGACATCGACGCCCTGGCCGAGCAGCTTGCCGCGGCCAAAGACGTGTATCAGGCCGCCGCAAAAAAACTCAGCCAGGCACGCCAGAAAACCGGCAAATCCCTGGCCAGGCATGTCACCCAGGCCATGCAGACACTGGCCATGCAAGGCGGCCGTTTCGACATAAGCCTGAATCCGTGCGAGCCTTCCGCTCACGGCAATGAAAGTATCGAATTCCTAGTTGCCGGGCACAGCGGCACCCAGGCAAGGCCTCTGGCCAAAGTGGCCTCGGGCGGCGAACTGGCCCGCTTGTCACTGGCCCTGTCGGTCATCGCCAGCCAGGCAGCGCGAGTTCCCACCCTGATCTTCGACGAGGTCGACACCGGCGTCGGCGGCGCCGTCGCCGAGGTCGTGGGCCGATTGCTGCGGGAACTGGGCCTGCGCCATCAGGTGCTGTGCGTCACGCATCTACCGCAAGTGGCGGCGCGCGGAGCGCACCACTACGAAGTCAGGAAGACCACGGTAAACGGCACTACCCTGTCGACCATCGAGGTACTCAGCGACCAGGAAAGAGTGCACGAAGTGGCGCGCATGCTGGGTGGCCTGACCATTACCGAAACCACCCGCAAGCATGCGCAGGAGATGCTGGCCGAATAA
- the murB gene encoding UDP-N-acetylmuramate dehydrogenase: MLQITSQNLTSFNTLGLCSQAAAFVRYQSSAQLADLSETARRYPRVFVLGGGSNVVLAPRLDSLVIKVESRGVRVLADSGDALIVEAQAGEVWHDFVALCIANGWNGLENLALIPGTVGAAPVQNIGAYGVELDQRFHSLLAWDLHERRQVEMSPAECGFAYRDSFFKHAEPGRWLIVAVRFCLPKPWRAVMSYPDLRRHPALEQAGAAVTAAQVFDAVCEIRRRKLPDPSVLGNAGSFFKNPIVSAGHHEAIRAAHPDVVAYPQDGGFFKLAAGWLIEHTGWKGRRMGAVGVHDRQALVLVNYGGASAENIAMLAEAIRRDVAARYGVLLEQEPVAVA, encoded by the coding sequence TTGCTTCAAATTACCTCTCAAAACCTTACTTCGTTCAATACTCTCGGCCTGTGTTCGCAGGCGGCGGCCTTTGTTCGTTACCAGTCATCGGCGCAATTGGCGGACCTTTCCGAGACGGCGCGGCGCTATCCCCGGGTTTTTGTTCTGGGCGGCGGCAGCAATGTGGTGCTGGCCCCGCGCTTGGACAGTCTGGTGATCAAGGTGGAGTCGCGCGGGGTGCGGGTCCTGGCCGATTCCGGCGATGCCTTGATTGTCGAGGCTCAGGCGGGAGAGGTCTGGCACGATTTTGTGGCGCTGTGTATTGCAAATGGCTGGAACGGGCTGGAGAACCTGGCATTGATTCCGGGAACGGTTGGCGCCGCGCCGGTGCAGAACATCGGCGCGTATGGCGTCGAGCTGGATCAACGCTTCCATAGCCTGCTCGCCTGGGATCTACATGAGCGGCGCCAGGTGGAAATGAGTCCGGCAGAGTGCGGATTCGCCTATCGGGACAGCTTTTTCAAGCATGCGGAGCCGGGGCGGTGGCTGATTGTCGCGGTGCGCTTCTGTTTGCCCAAACCGTGGCGTGCGGTGATGAGTTATCCTGACCTGCGCCGGCATCCGGCGCTGGAGCAGGCGGGCGCCGCGGTAACGGCGGCGCAGGTTTTTGACGCGGTCTGCGAGATTCGCCGCCGCAAGCTGCCCGATCCCTCCGTGCTGGGCAATGCGGGCAGTTTTTTCAAGAATCCGATTGTCTCCGCCGGCCATCATGAGGCAATCAGGGCGGCACATCCGGATGTGGTGGCGTATCCGCAGGACGGCGGTTTTTTCAAGCTGGCGGCCGGCTGGCTGATTGAGCACACGGGCTGGAAAGGCCGCCGCATGGGCGCAGTGGGAGTGCATGACCGCCAGGCCCTGGTGCTGGTGAATTACGGCGGCGCCAGCGCCGAGAATATTGCAATGCTGGCTGAGGCGATTCGCCGCGATGTCGCGGCCCGTTACGGCGTCCTGCTGGAGCAGGAGCCGGTGGCCGTGGCCTGA
- a CDS encoding outer membrane protein assembly factor BamE produces MALSACGTTNWGFPYRSDVQQGNWITAEQVAQLQKGMTRDQVRFILGTPTLQDIFRSNRWDYPYLNKPGYGKEQERKFTVWFTGDTLDHWEGDKQPDRQPFQKTDTGAAKATPSTASDTAGATSTADHKSNVEINATSPAAATPPNQTSVQPLR; encoded by the coding sequence ATGGCGCTGTCGGCCTGCGGCACCACCAACTGGGGCTTCCCCTATCGGTCCGACGTCCAGCAAGGCAACTGGATCACCGCCGAACAGGTCGCGCAACTCCAGAAAGGCATGACACGCGACCAGGTGCGTTTCATTTTGGGCACTCCGACCCTGCAGGATATCTTCCGCAGCAACCGCTGGGATTACCCCTACCTCAACAAGCCCGGCTACGGCAAAGAACAAGAACGCAAATTCACCGTCTGGTTCACGGGCGACACCCTGGACCACTGGGAAGGCGACAAGCAGCCCGACCGCCAGCCGTTCCAGAAAACCGATACGGGCGCCGCCAAGGCGACCCCCAGCACTGCCAGCGATACGGCCGGCGCAACCAGCACAGCCGACCACAAGTCCAATGTTGAAATCAACGCTACCAGTCCGGCAGCCGCCACGCCGCCCAACCAGACAAGCGTTCAACCCTTGCGCTAG